The genome window ATGCTATAAAGGAAATGGCACCCTTTTTCCAGGAATAGTTAATAGGATTATAATAACTCTAAGATTCATCTTAGAGTATTTTTTTTATTTTTTAGCTTTTATACAAATATTTTTTATTTATAAGATATTTCTTTAAATCTTGAAATTATTTTAAGCATTTAGATATTTTTTAATTTAACATAGGTGATTGTATGAAAATTGTAGGAATTACTGATATTCATGGAGAGCATAATGAAGATTTTTACAAGTATTTAAAAGAAAATGACATAGATCTGGTCCTTGTTGCAGGAGATATCACTGATTTCGGTCCTTTGGACTTTGTCAAGGAATTCATGGACAAATTGTATGATTGTGATGTAGAAGTATTTGCAATTCCTGGAAACTGCGATCCTGCAGGAATCTGCAATGCAATCCGCGATGCAGGCTCATTATGTCTTCACAATAATCTTATAGGATTTGGAAATACTGTTATCATGGGATATGGCGGCTCTAATCCTACTCCTTTCAATACTCCTGGAGAAACCGATGACGACCACATATATGAAAGCGTTTATGAGCTTTTAGCGGAATATGATTATATCGGAAATGATGCCAAACCTACTGTAACCATCCTGCTGACTCATGCTCCTCCATACAATACCAAAGTTGATGAATTGCCTGATGGAACTCACGTAGGCAGTCAAGGGGTTAAAAAACCTATTCATGAATTCCAGCCTAACATCAACATCTGCGGACACATTCATGAGGCAAGAGCTATTGACAAGATTGGAGAGACTACTGTTGTAAACCCCGGTATGCTCAAGGACGGCCATTGTGTTTTAATCGACATTGATGATGAAACAGCAGAGTATGATGTAAACATTATTGAATTTTAAATAATTTTTTGGTTTAATTGAATTGCTGTATTTCGATTAAACTTATTAATTGGTTTATTGAATTGCTGTATTTCGATTAAATTTATACTTCTTTTTTTAGATTTAATGTTAATTTTCATTAAATACTATTTTTTAGACATTGTTAGTTAAATGTCTTTTTTTTCTTTATTTTTTATTTATTTTAATTTTGTACTCTTTTAATTAAATTTAATACAATTTTTTAGACAATTTTAAATTTTTAAGAATTTTTTTCAAGAATAAAATATAAAACTTTATTAAAGGTAAAGTAAAAAATATTAATCATATCTAAATAAACTGTTGTATTTGGAGGAAGACTATGTTGGATAAGTTGCTTGTAAAAGATTTAATGACCAAGGATGTTCTTACAGTTGATAAGGAAGTGGAAACTGTATTCGCATTCGAAGAACTGATGAAAAACAAGATTAGTGCAATGCCTGTTTTAGATGGTGAAAAAATGGTCGGTATTGTTACCGCTACTGATTTGGGACACAATTTGATTTTAGACAATTATCAATTTGGAACCAAGGTTAAAAGCGTAATGGTAACTGATGTTGCTTGTGTTTCACCTGAAAACACTTTAAAAGAAGCGGTCTGTGTAATGTTTGACAAGGCTCCTGGAGAAAATATCATAAACCAGCTTCCAGTAGTTGAGGATGGAAAGCTAGTAGGTATTTTATCTGACGGAGACATTATCAAAGCAATTAAAGACGGATTTTAATTATTAATATTTTTTTTATTTGATTTTCATTGCTTAGATCTTTTTTATTATTTGCTCTTCTTTTAATTATTTATTTTATTATCCTTTTTTCACTACTTTTTTCCATGTTTATTACTTTTTTAATGTTTTTGGGTATTTTTTAATATTTTACATAAGTTTAAATAATATTAATATAAAATATATTATTGGCTAGACTGGAGGGTTAGGAGTCCTCTGTAAACACAAATCTCCTTTGGTGTAGTCGAAATTTAGGAGGCGGCATGTGGATTTAATTGCGGCCTGCAAAATTAATGCTGAAACTTCGTCCTGCAGGATCAATGGTGACAAAAGTCTTACTGGAGGGTAATTCTCAATTGTCTTAGTTTTGGGAACGTGTCAGGCCTGGAAAGGAGCAGCTCTACCAATTACAGCTGATGCTTGTAGAACCGCGAGGTGGAGTTAGTTTTGCAGATAACTGTAATTAATGAAGTGTGTCCACTCCTTTATGTGCCATTTTTTAGTTATCAGCTATTAAGTTTTGACTATTAAAAAAGAAAACTTTTTATATTTGTTTTAACATATGATTGTGTGTTGGCAGTAAATGTTAACTTTTTTTGCATTAGTCGGGATGGCCCAGCCTGGTACGGCGTCGGACTGCTAATCCGATGGTCAATCGACCTCCGGGGTTCAAATCCCCGTCCCGGCGCTTTTTTATATTTTTAAATTTTCTTTTTTTAAAACTTTATTAAAAAGAGTTTTGGCTATTTTTTTTTACTAGTTTGTTATTCTTATTAAATGAGTATTTGGCTATTTTTTTAAAATAAATTTTCTTAAAAAATGTTTTTGGCTATTTTTTAACTAAATCATTTTGTCTTAAAAAGTTTTTAGATTTCCATGCATAGTCTTTTTTTTTAAAAAAAAGAATTATAATTGGTTTTTATAGTAATAAATCTTTTTTCAAATTAAAAAAATAAAAAGTTTTAAATTGAGTTACAATTTAAAACAAAATAAACAAATTTTAATTTAAAAGCTTATGGAACTGTATTTGCCTAACAGCTTGTAGTTTTTTATATTCCAGTTTTTCACAATGCCAAAAGAGTTTCTGCAGCTGGTTGTATCTCCTGCAACCCATGTGTCCTCGATTAGGAATTCCGCCCAGACATGTCCTGAAGTGTATCCTGTTGAAAACTTGCAGTTATTTGCATTCACATATCTTGCAGGAATCCCAGCAGATCGAGCCAGGGCAAC of Methanobrevibacter sp. contains these proteins:
- a CDS encoding metallophosphoesterase, which produces MKIVGITDIHGEHNEDFYKYLKENDIDLVLVAGDITDFGPLDFVKEFMDKLYDCDVEVFAIPGNCDPAGICNAIRDAGSLCLHNNLIGFGNTVIMGYGGSNPTPFNTPGETDDDHIYESVYELLAEYDYIGNDAKPTVTILLTHAPPYNTKVDELPDGTHVGSQGVKKPIHEFQPNINICGHIHEARAIDKIGETTVVNPGMLKDGHCVLIDIDDETAEYDVNIIEF
- a CDS encoding CBS domain-containing protein; the protein is MLDKLLVKDLMTKDVLTVDKEVETVFAFEELMKNKISAMPVLDGEKMVGIVTATDLGHNLILDNYQFGTKVKSVMVTDVACVSPENTLKEAVCVMFDKAPGENIINQLPVVEDGKLVGILSDGDIIKAIKDGF